Part of the Falco cherrug isolate bFalChe1 chromosome 6, bFalChe1.pri, whole genome shotgun sequence genome is shown below.
TAGGGCAAGGCAAAATACAGCTACCAGCTGTCATCTGGCCATGACATAGGTCTGAACTGCTCTGCTCTCATGGAAAATTTGTGTGGGTTTTAATGGCTGTAATATCTGGATGTTGTTTAGGTATCTGCCCAAAGATACTGACTCTGTTGTCAGTAGAAGGTTGATCATCATCACCGACGGGAGCTACTGCCTTTGGATTGCGCCAGGGCTTATAGCGTGACCTGCTGAACCCCTCATTCTATAATTGGTGGAACTGCCTAAAAAACCCTCTGCGGAGAGGGTAATGACATCGGCATCccactaaaataaacaaaaccaaaaccaaatcaaagcccccccccaaaaaaaattaaactaatttcttgaaatttttttttctatgcactTAGTCAATAGGtagtagaaaaaaatcatgtcagGTCTTCTTTTTAAGAATGGTTGTGAATCTTGCAGTGATTTTTGGCAGTTATCTGTTTCATAGGTAACCTTGCTTCCCACTGGTCTTGTATCTCTGAACAGTATCTTTATCATGTTTCTACCAGGGCATGCTTGGTTTCACAGCGACGTTGCCAGGCAAGCccaaaaatttacaaaaaaattgctttcaaattaggaggagggagctggctTCTAGATCTAGAAATGTGACTTTTTATatgtctgaaaatatttgccttGAGCTTAGCCTTTgccaaattaaaacaaacaaacaaacaaacaaaaaagctgcaTTGTGGCCTGGAGAAGTATGTGGCTGCACCCCCGTGTCCCAGAACCATGTAATTTTGGCTCTGTATGTGGGCTGTGACTGGTGGGGCAAGGGACAAGTGCATGAGGGCCAGCACGGGCTCGGCAAACAGCCTGTGCTCACAGCCCTGGCTCCACCTTTCACGTTGAAAAAGGGGCTGAGTATAGGGCTATGAGGAAGAATATAGTTTCTTAAGTTATTTCCAGTATTTacactgttttaattttatgctGTTTAATGGtattgaggggggaaaaaagcaggtgCTCTTCACTGGACATGCTGGAATATGGAGGCTTTACCGCCTCTGTGGAGTTgtgattttctcttttgcaaatGGTACACAAGGAAATGCTACAGATAAGACGTATCTACAACATCcatagttttcttttccaggcttAGTCTTTGGATAAGCCCTAGAAGGCTGCTGCAACAAGACATTCCCTTGGCAGCAGGCTTAAATAACATGTAATAAACCTTACCCGCAGCCAGCTACCGAAAAGGACCCTGCCGAATTGCTCCAGGTGCTGAGCAGATGTGGCTCCCACACAGGCACATCTCCCTGCTGGGGatggtttgctttttgcttgAAACTGTTATTCCAGTGGATCTTACGAGGCTACAGGAGCCATTTACAGCCCAGTTAGTATAATCTGATTAATAGCATCaaattattgttgttttttaagtCAGTCAAAGCAGTGGAATTAAATAAAGCTTCCCTGGGAGGGTAGGGTGTGTCTAGGAGATTAaccctgtgcttgctgctggggTCCAGAGACTGTGACCTATTGGAACTGTTTTGTTAGGGATGTCACAAGATAGCTCCTTCAGCTGGCAGCTTGTGTTTACATTGACTCAGTGTTTATGAAGGCATTTCCCAAGGCTGGCTCCAGATTCGCTGCACTGTTTTGAAGCTGTGAACACTGGTTTGCTCGCAGTGGTTTTGCCCatagttttctgtttgcagctgtTACCTTAATAGCACCTTGAAGTGGTTTCTCTTGGACAGAAAGCCAAGTTCCTCGCTGTACAGCACCAGTGGGCAGCCATTATTtaactaatttaattttagatGTTTGGTGGTTAAGTAGAAAACGAGGTGAACCCCCAAAGTGGGCacaattaaaaagattaaaaaggtGTAATTAGGAACAGAGAACACCCAAGATGGGCAGGGAAGTGTGAGATGAAGTTGCAAGCAGTGTgtaaaaaaagctgaagtacagagagaaaaactaGCTCCACACCAAAGGGCGGGACCCTGAGGAAGCGTGGGCACAGTGGGACTGTGAAGATGCTCTGGTCAACCGAGGTGCTGAAGGAGAGGCTGGAGCAAGAGGAGCCAAGGTGAGCCCTACaggaagcccccccccccccccccccttccctaGCGCAGCCCTTGCCTGGggccctggcaggagctgtccCACTCAAAGAGCTTCCTTTCCTAGAGGGAGTTTGGGATGGGATGGGTGGGACGGGACGGaacgggacgggatgggatgggatgggatgggatggtgCTCTTTGTGCAGTGGGAGAGGCTCAGCACAAGATTCACAGGACAAGAGACATCTGAGCCTGCACATCAGTGATGGGAATATTGGGAGGACGGGGTCTGTGCCCACCCCGGCTGCATTTTCTCCAAagtctctgcagcagagcaaggaatgGGTTCTGTAGTCTCCTTCATCCCTCAGCTGTGTGCATGCCTGATGTAAAGCTGTTTGAAGATGAAGGAAAGCAGCCTGAAGCAGCACCCAGAAGTGAACAGGGAATCAATGGAGTCTGTTGCTTGTAGGACTGAGGCACAGGTTTCACAGCTgtctggctggggagcagcagcatcaaGTCCATACATTTACTGGAGCAGGGAGAGCCAGCAGTTTTCCCCACTACAAAAATGGTTGCCATAAGGTAAGAGTcaaagacatgaaaaagaaTTCCTAGGGATAAGATTGAGGTGAAAAAAGTGCATCTGCAAGATCAGAAGTGGCCTGTGTGTAAACATTCTGATAcgcaaaagaaaatcaagaaaaggTGCTTTAGTAGCCTGATAATAAATGGGTAGAGCATAGGGTGGGGGCAAAGTTGATGTTAATGTGAAGGAAGCAAAGGTTACTGCTGAACTGAGGGGAAATACACAAACACTGTATGCCGTTTCTTTTATGTTTGTAGCTGGAGATAGTGAATGCaatctctgcagagccttcAAGCTGAAGACAAATTTAAAACTGCCCctccttgtgtgtgtgtatagggTGTACCATGGATCTGTACATCAAAATAGCTGAGCAAAAGCTGCTTCCGAAGTCACAATCCCGTAAAGACAATTCTCTAGCAGTTTAAAggtaataaaatacaattaGTGGtggcagctgtatttttttttttaagcttgtgGACACTGTTTTCACAGTATAACAGTATGGACAAGAAAACTAACCTCACATTGGTCATTGCACAGATGCCTCATTTATTTAGTCCCAaccagtaaggaaaaaaaatcagtcagtaAGAAGTGAAGGACTCGAGCATATGAGTCGTATAAGCAGCATTAGTTGATCACAGATGACTGTTGTAACAGGTTAATTTACAAGCAATAAAGTATCATATCTAAATTGAACGCTGTCAAAGCTAATTTCCATTTTGAGTATTggcttcctttttatttctttctaaaagaaatgaACATGTTTACAGATCATAAATGCCGAGGGTATAACATTCTATAACAAGTAAGTTCATATAATATGTGGTGGATCTAATTTCCCTctaatttttattactgtaaatGAGAGCAGAATGTGATGCAGTGTTTGTTTAGTTACAGGAGCTTACTGTTTCAACCcacctttatttaaaatgacTTCATACATTCTCTGCGGATACAtacagcaaaatacagaaaacctgAAACGTCAGTGGCCACATGCCTGGAAGCCTCTGTTCATGTCCACCATTTAAGAAGACCAGGTCTGAGCCCAAACTCACAACAAGCAGCAAGAGTTTGGTAGCACAATAAATCCCTGCTCctgtggggaggtggtgggataGACAACCAGCAACTAGTTCTTTCACCATGTAActcactgcagctctggaacATCCATGTCCTCCACAGATGAGCGTGGCAGAAAAACCCATATGCCCCACATATCTATAAAGTCTCCGTTGACTTTATGCATacatacttttcaaaatatctgtGTTTTACGTAAATAAAAATACGGTGCTTGTCTTAGAGattactttaaaacaattttttccccttcatattACTAGTAAATCCCCTTTGAGGTAATTtagaattatatatatttattattattattattatttttggggtgtgtgctggggaggggaagccCCTCCTGGCATTTGAGGGCATGTTGTATCCCCACCACTCAGCTGGTTGGTTCTCTCCTCTACAAAAGCCAACAATATTTAGCTCATGAGTTAATCATTCAAGAGAAGgcaaaggaatgtaaaaactagGGTTGCCTTTCACTgtagaaaaaatagaaatcatgttttcttccattcagTAAGGCACTGTGGTTTTTTGCTGTTCATCAGGGTCTTCATCTTTGTTTACCTTTGCCTTCTCATGTCATCTTCTCCTTCTGGGTCCTGCCCTGCTTCAAGATGCCCGCAGAGGTACAGCCAGAAAGGGTCCTTTTGACGTGTGCCGTCTCCAGGCTGCTTTCGTCTTTGATTAAGCAAAGCTGAAGCCAGCATTTAATCCATAAAGTTGGAAATTAAACGGGAGGGGAGGAGTGGGAGAATGCTGCAACTGCAGCCAAAGGGCAGCTGAGTAATTTGTCTGAATACCAGCCCAACTTGGTTTCATCCAATGTTTTCAAACTCTCTCACATGGAAAAGAGGTAGAGCCATAGCAACTGCAATAACTATGGTGCGTACATAATTGCCAAGAGGCACAATCTTTCTAAATTATTTGTGTAGCTTTTCCAGTATATCTGATCCTTTCTCTTAGCAATAACAGCTGAAGGGTAAGCCATTATCAAGGCTTAAAGACATATTCCaaggaagaggaatgaaagGTTCATCAGGAATACCTGCATAATAACTGGCATAAGATGCCACTTCTTTGGTGGATTTGAGTTGCTGTTATTTGGTGAATGCCTTCTgagcattttttaaagatgatggGAACTGGAAGTATGACAGGAAAATGCCTGCACAAGGAACTGGGCTGTATCGGAACATTTTAGGGCTGAATAGATGTTTGGGTAGGAGGCCAGATCAAGTCCCCCAGGGCCCATGAGAATATGAGCATGTCTTGGAATGTATCTTCCATCAGAGTGGCCacatccctgccagcagcttGGGAGTGGCCTGCAGAGGACACAGCTGTCACCCCGGGTCTTTGCTTGTGTTCCCCGGATAGGGGCTGAGAAAAAATTCTTGGGCACCAAGACGTTCTCccagaagctggaaaaaagtaGACTCCAGCAATGAAAGTCCTTAGACCCTTTTACCAGCCCCCAATGGACTTTGGTCCAGGTGACGAAGCTGTCAGACCTATTTATTCCCCACTGGCACTTACTCCCTCCCTGTGTAAGGACCACCAGACCTGGTGGGGAAGCCCTATCCAGACCCCTGTTAAATACTGCTCGTATTAGACACACTGTTAATCACTGCTGTAACCATTTCTAAACTTTCCATTACATACTTCCAGCAGCTCTTGTCCTTGCCGAAAACCTCTCCTTTTACTGTCAGTGATCAAATCAGCACCACTTTCAAGGGCACAGAGTTAAGATAATGCTGAGAACCAAGATTATAATATTCTACACACTTTTAATTTGGCCTGGTTCAACAGCTCTCTGGGGTAGAAAACACAACAATGGctaacagcagaaacagaactaattacttatttcagaattaataaATTGTGGCATAATCTGTGAGTCATTTCCTTGCTGAaccagttttttttttaactcatcaAATCTATTCATGGAGTAATTATCTTGAAGACAGGCATAGACAAGgagtttttttcccagaacaaATTCGAAGAGACATTAATATCTTGTAAGACCATGTCACGGATGAGTCACTGATAACCTGTTACAAGCGTTTACAGAATGGAGTTTGTGTAACACCACCACAGCTAACAAACTACATcatgacagaggaaaagaaaaccaatggaaaatatttattgacaTAGTATGTGCATTGTATAATACCTTAATATAGCAAAGCTTTGCATTTATTCTCCCAAATTAGTTGTCATTCTGTGCAGttaaaaatactataaaaaCACACTTTTTGAATTTGCTGTCAGTCTTTAAGAAGTTAAGAACATTAAACAATCATCAAAGCTACCTCTGGAGGTTTTTAACCTAAATGCTATCTCACACTTGGAGCAAAGGGCTGGTGCAACAGGGACTAAAATATACATCCAAATCCTTTGAGATTAGTGTGCAATTTTAAGCTTTCAATTTAACAATATtctccccgctgccccccatTCATCCTTTAATCCAGGAATTTGTAGATGGAAGTATCTTCAATGTTCTGTGCTTTAAAATCAGAAGCAGTTGATTAAATTTTTACAAAGAGatcaaacagaaacagaaggtatttgaaaaaaaaaaattggctagAATTTGTTAGGTAAATGCAAAAAATGGACCCAACATTTAAATTCTTCAagtctgagggtttttttgtttggagttttttggtgggttttttgtttggggtttgttggttttttttttcccagtgggGAATAGCCTTTACAGGAATCCCAACAAAATGTCacatctgagaaaatttcaggtGAAAGAAATTCCCTTTACTCACTACACTCTTGCTGACCTGGTTGCTGGGAGGTTCATGCGGCCAAGCCTTTTCACCAGGGCTCCAGGGACCCTAAATGAGCACAAGTGTAATCCCTGCAACTTTGTGCATGGACTGTAGATCAGGGTCAGAACCCCTGTGTGCTAGTGGTCCCTGCCAGAACCTGAGCCCTCTCACAGCCCTTTCCTTGGTACTGTTGGCTGGGAAGGACTGCATCATCTTTAACAGCAAAAGGAGACCGTTCCTGTAACTTGTGATTTTTACATCTTAATTTATACTGTCATACCTTTACCAGCTGCCTACTCTTTCTTACAATAGGTCCCTCTGCTATCTCGCAGCCATTTCATCTATTACTTTTCACACCTTCGTTATCCCTTGTATACCACCTCTGTCTTCCTGGTCTTCCGTACCACCTActtctcttgctctctctttctGTATTAATTGCTGTTTGCTACTGAGCCATCCCTTATCAGCAGAATAGGAGGAACTCCCCAGCTGCTTCTCTCCTCTACAtgtagatatatatttttttttttacttaagccATATTCTGTGCTGATTCACACTCCACACAGACTCATAAATCTAAAAAATTTGGATGGATGGTAAATTCTAAACTGAGTCAAAGAGTTTCtttaagcaatttttaaagcactggGTACTCTATATCTTgtataacagaaataattttgctactgaacattgtatttttcttttgttaaaataatacaaacttagactttatttttcacattgcaGATAATCTGTTTGACTTCCATCATATGTCTCAGAGCCCCAAATGAAATGCATGAACAAGTGCCTTGCAGAAGCTGATCTGGGTGCCTTAACAGTTTGTATATGAGCATGTATAGCTTTGGCCTGGGAAAAACTAATTGTTAACTTTACAAATTGCCAGTAGTACCCTAGCAGAAAAGGGATTTGACTTGAGTTTGTTTTTTCGTAAAGCCAAGAATAGTTACAGAAAAAGATCTACTACAACAACTCTTATGGAAAGGCATTAGTACGGATGAAAACAAATGATGTACAGCCCAGAActtgaaagaaggaaaaatccttTGGGAAAACATCACAAGGGCTCGTGTCCTTCGGGGCTGGGAACCCAGCCTTGATGCTGGCGTCCTAGACAACAGCAGATCTGATCTACCAAGAACAACCCCCCTCCTTGTGTTTTCTCATTGATAACTAGATACTAACTGCAGGGGGTTTTAAGAAAATCTGAGATGATAATGCCTCAGAAATTCTTGTCCCATTTGCAATGGCTGGTACTAAGAGCTCTAAGTGGGACGCTGACCTCCTGGGGTCTTGTGTAAGTACCTGATTTATTAACTATTTTGGAAGTCCCTGTAGTAAGCAGTCACGATGCCTACataaagtgttttcttctctgttagGCCAAGTGGCAGACTGAAATGTTGCCCAGAATGCAGATAAAACAGGAATAACATTTTGTCTGTGTCTTCTTGTGCCTGCATTCCCTTGCCTGAAGGTGCTGACCCAGTCACAATGGCACATGCTCTTCAAGCCCATATATTTCCATGGGCACTCAGGCACAGAGGCTTAAATATAGATATAGTTTTGATTCATTTTTGTGTTGCTCTGGCCAGCTTCTTTCATCTCTTAGTACCATAAAATGAGGCACTGAGCATCTAACATTTATCCTCTGAGgataaacattttttatcaGCCTGGTATGAGAACTTCAGGTTGTGGCTGAGGTATTTACAGCAGATGATTACTATAACAAGACCTTTTGAAAACTGACATCAAGATGTTTCATTCTTACCTTCTCCCTGATTCCCAGACTAATAAAGAAATAGATTATATTTCCGTTCCTAAGGAGTACACCTAAATAAGACTCACCAAACCAAGAATTACTAAGCCACCTTATCTTGATTGGTCTTGGACCCACATCAATAATGAGAATAATTGTAACAAAATCCATGGACCTAGGTTAACTTGTATTGGATTAATGGTGTGGTACCTTATTTGTCACAGTAACTACGGAAAAAGGCActtaagaaaaacattacaCAGCTGACTAAAGAATATTGTAGGCCCATTGCATGGAGCTAGAGTATTAATTACTGGACTGAGGTGATTTAAAAGTACTATCAGCAAAGCCATACGTCTTACTAGAGatgttaacaaaaataattaacctTAAAATCTTGGACATTAATTTCtaaactttgaaaattattattagttTTCTGCAAACAATcacaccaaataaaaaaaaaataaaaaaagaaaactgaagtgttCCCTGGAAAGGctaacattaaaagaaatagtttcttttaaaatgggaTCTCTTccaattaattaaatattgtaaGAATTATGGTATGGAAGCAAGTCTAAAATTTTTATGCTTTGGCAATAATATGACAAAGAAAGTTGCTTGCACATTCCAAATGTCAGGTTTTATACTTTCAATCTTCTACAAAAAAGTGGGTTATTAAAAATGATCTTATTTCGTTAAAAGATATTACaagtatattttaaagataCCAACAAACatatagtattttaaaaccttgttatattttttatcttctgcacaggaagaaaatacattttggtcAGCATGAACTTATgatcaaaaaaatgaaatattgtggTGGTgaataatcttaaaaatatgGAAACCCAAGGATATGATCGGAAACACACAGTACCATTTTATGTTATTAGATTAACGTAGCACCGTAACAATCCTGTGCACTTCAAATTCttcatgtaaaataaaagatatAGACTGTGTAGCAATCaacaatgatttttaaaaaggtgattTGTGTTTAAAGTTGTGTAAAAGTCAAGCTCACTTCGTGTTTCATTAAATACATGGTTCAGCAAACATATTGAACCAAAGTATCTGCTAACTACTTCTGCTATCTAACAAGATATCTGTTACAAGGTACGGGGTAATTCTACCATTCAGAAGGTGGTATAATGTAGTTGGGAGAAATTTTTAGTTTAACCTTGTAACTCATGTTGAGGTGGAGTCTGAATATGACATCATTAAAACTACCCATTTTGCAAAACCATATAAAGCCAAACTAAAATATTGCTTTCCATCTCCCAGTCTAATACATACAATCCTATCTATAAAGCTGAACTTgtataaaagtaatttataaaaactgcaaaaatggTTAGCACCCAAAAAATCTATCATCTGTGAAGCTCTAAATGATTGTCAGATAGCCACTTCAGAAGTCAGTGACTTCTTCCAATGGTAAAGCTAAACATTTGACTAGAAACTAAACCTACAGCTCTCCAAATACTAATTGGAATGCAAATGCATGTGTTTAAGACTTCTATAGCTTTCAAAGAAGATTTAAAGGCATTAAATTATGTACTGATGTTTCTTCTTCCAAACACGGACACTTCCACGTTCATTGgcttattttttctggttttactgaGCAATGAAGAGAAACTTGTCTTTAAGGTCTAATCTTCAGCTACAGAAATTTGGGAATTCCGTGGAATTCTTCCTGCAGCAACCAGAGGAGGAAGTTTTCCAAACTAACATGCATGAACTAGACTGCTGCTTCTCAATGTGGAGCTGTGGTCTTTACAGAATGCCCAAAGAATGTCTTGGTCTCATGCAGTTCTTTGGATCATTCTGCACATAATGCAGAATTGTATTTGAAGAATTGAAACAGAACCCTGAGAAAAGCAAATCCATTGGAAAAATAGATATTGTTTAATAATACCAGTTTGAGACTTCAATTcttcccttggaaaaaaaatgacaaacaggtgtagtcattttttttctgatgtgaatTATTTGAATTTATCACAATTGCAAACATAAATATAGTTTGGGATTTTAAGGGCATATCTAGGGTTGATTAcaattggaaatattttgtttgacaATTCTACCCACCCCCCAGCAATTCAGCGCTCCTCAAGTCACCATAAGATTACTTGTGAGCTTTGAGTTCGAAAACATCCTGACATGGAGTGATGTTCTTCCAGTAAGTGCTGCTGCAGACTTGCGCTCTATGGTAGTACGGGTGCCGAGTGAGTCAGGTTCAGCTCTCTTCAGCCCTGTGTGCAATTCTCATCATTCCCGTGTATCCAGAAGCAAATCTGGGCATATTTGAGAGGAGTAATTCTTACTGCTACATTGTAATCCTGCTGTTCACCATTGACATCCACCCACTGATGGCCAGAGTAAACAGCGATGATCTTGCGTTTccacttctttttgtttggctCCTTAAGACGGAGATAGACACCAGATCCAGTGGAGCCAGGTTCAGCATCACAGTACTGATAAAAGAGATCATTGGACTCATCAGAAATGCTACAAAATCTATAGACCAGCTGCCCAGATCGATCATTGTCAAAACCTGAGAAGTGGATCATGCTCCCAGGCATCATTTTGATTGTTGGGCTTATTCCCAGCTCCATGTATTTCCTTTTGTGGGGACGCTTGAGCTCAAGAACAGCATAATCATAATCTAGGGCAATATCCCCAGACACACCCTTAAACCAGCCTTTTGGGATGTGGGTACTCTTCACCCTCGTCCACTGGAAGGAGGGCATGCCATCTGAGGTCCCCTGCTTCCTCCCAGATCTCCTCTGCTTTCTCCCACCACCTTTGGATTGTCGCCTTAGTTCTGGGGCAACTTCAGGATCCTCTTGGGCCGCAGAAActtctctcctgtttcttttaGCACCTTTGCGTTTCCTGCCCTCGCCTCTGGATTTCGTCTTCATCAGGCCCACCCTCAGTCTTTTGCTGCCCTTAACATAGTCCTTGCCGTTGTGCAGACAGTGGGCAGCTGTTAGCACATGCTTGGGGGAAATGAGAATGCCACTACAGCCAGTGGAGATCTTCACAGCTGTGTTGAACGGAAAGTTGGTCATAAACCGCTTGTCATAGATGCTGAACCTACTGTCCGTTCCGTATATCTGCCTCTTCTTTCTCGAAGACCTTTGTGTGGTTGTGTTTCCAGCTGGGTCAAGCACTAGACCGAGGACATTCACTTCAGTCAGGGTCCGTGTGCCATTTTCAAAAATGGTTTCATAGGAGAAGAGGTCCTTCAACTCCGACAAGCTCGGCACCGGCAATTTTCTTTGACATTCAATTCCACATACGCTGTTCAGCTCTAATTTGGTTTTTGCTTCAAATTTGGGGCTGTCAAGGGAGAAAGTTCTTTCACTCACAATCTGGGGAATCTTCTTTAAGTGCCAAGTAAAATCTTGCTCGGTTTCTGTTCCATCAGTGAGACTCAATACAGGTATGAAAAACATGAATACCAGTAACATGTGCTccattttatctattttttttctaaaacaagaaAGAGAGATTTGAAAATACGCTTTGGAAATACACAGTTATCTTACTATCTTCAAAGTATAATCATGCAATATTAGCGCTGACATCACGGGAACAGAATTTAACACTCTGCTCAAAATAGAAATGCCTCAGACATTCCCTGTATTGCC
Proteins encoded:
- the PRSS35 gene encoding inactive serine protease 35, producing the protein MEHMLLVFMFFIPVLSLTDGTETEQDFTWHLKKIPQIVSERTFSLDSPKFEAKTKLELNSVCGIECQRKLPVPSLSELKDLFSYETIFENGTRTLTEVNVLGLVLDPAGNTTTQRSSRKKRQIYGTDSRFSIYDKRFMTNFPFNTAVKISTGCSGILISPKHVLTAAHCLHNGKDYVKGSKRLRVGLMKTKSRGEGRKRKGAKRNRREVSAAQEDPEVAPELRRQSKGGGRKQRRSGRKQGTSDGMPSFQWTRVKSTHIPKGWFKGVSGDIALDYDYAVLELKRPHKRKYMELGISPTIKMMPGSMIHFSGFDNDRSGQLVYRFCSISDESNDLFYQYCDAEPGSTGSGVYLRLKEPNKKKWKRKIIAVYSGHQWVDVNGEQQDYNVAVRITPLKYAQICFWIHGNDENCTQG